The sequence CCTGATCACATGCTTGAGATGCTTGCGCTTCTCCTTGCGCTTGCGCTCTTCCGCATTGAGGAATGCCCCGGCTTTCTCTAACAGTTTTTGGATATTCATTGCGGTGTATCGGGTTGCGGGTTGTCGGAATTCTCAACGATCTCGTCGATCTCGCCGCTATCCAGCGAGACGCTGCGCTCCGCTTCACGGAGGCGCATTTCCCCGGTGGAGAAAAAGGCTTCACCCATCTTGACGAGGTTTTTGGTGACATCGTAGGCGTATCCGCTGTCGTTCATCAAGGAAATGGACATCGGCGCACTGATGAGACCTTCCCGGATCAAGGTGTTCAATCGGAAGTCCAGGTCACGGTCATACTCCTTCATGGCAATTTTCAGCGAATCGAGGGAGAGAACGGCGGCCGAATCACCCCCTTGTTGCCGCACGGCATCGAGCTTCCGCAGAACCGTGGCCAGGCTTGACCGGATCCGGTCGTATTCCTTCCGGATCTCCCTGTTCTCGCTCACCATGTAGTGGGAAAGGTTCTTCTGCAGGTGCTTGGTGTCCTTGATCGCCTCCACGATGTCCCGGCCTGCGGCCCGCAGCACGAAGAGTTCCTCGGATTGCGCGGGTGTCATTGCCCCCTGTGCGCGGCTGATGAATTGCACGATTTCCCCATACAGCCCTTTCACGCATTCGTTGTAGTTTTCGTCGATGTCGAATGTCACCGGCCTTCGTGCCTTTGCAACAATCTCGTCAATCGGCCGATCCGAGAGGATCTCCGCCAGATTCAGGCTGAGTCCGGCTGCGATGATCTCGGAGGCATTGTCAAAGAGGTGCAAGGTCTCCCGCCTGACGGCTTCGATGGCGGTGTCCGGCAATTCAATGGACACCGCATGGAGATACCGCGGCTGGGCTTTCGACCGCGTGCGGGGTTTGATGATCCGCTGCAAAAATCGGACCATCAGCTTGATGAAGGGGAGCATCAGGAGGATGCCGAGCAGATTGAAGATGGTGTGGAAGACCGCCAGTTTCAGGGTGTAATTCTCGCTTCCGATCCCGCACCAGGCACTCACCACATCGACCAGTTGCGTCAGTTGGTGGATCATCCCGATCGCGACGATCGCCGTGACCAGGTTGAAGATCAGGTGGGCTCCGGCGAGGCGCCGTCCATTCACATTGGAACCGATCGATCCGATGATGGCGGTGATGGTTGTCCCAATGTTGGCTCCGATTGCCAAGGCGAGCGCGTTCTCATAGGTGATCTGCCGCGCTGCCAGGGCCGTGATGGTAAGGACCAGGGTGGCGTGGCTGGACTGCATGACGACGGTCGCCGCGAGCCCGATCAAGGCGAAGAGAAAGACGCCGGGATAACCTTCCACGGCGTAGGCCGTCAGATCGATGGTCTCTTTGAACGCCTCAAAACCCTCTTTCATGTGATGGATCCCAAGGAACAGGAACCCGAGCCCCGAAAGGATGTAGCCGCACCCCTTCAGTCCCTTGCCTTTCTGGAAAACCAGGATGATGCCGAAGACAAGCATCGGCATGGCATAGGCGGCGATATTGACCTTGAGCCCGAAGCCGGCAACCAGCCATGCCCCGGTCGTTGTCCCCAGATTCGCACCGAAGACGATTCCCACCCCGGCAACGAGGGAAATGAGGTCTGCGGAGATGAAGGAAATCGCGATCACCGACACCAGCGAGCTGGACTGCATCAGGGTCGTCGAAATCACCCCGAAGCTGAGGCTTTTCCAGAGCTTGTCAGTCGTCCTGCGCAGAATGCGCTCCAGCACCCCGCCGGTGAACGCCTTGAATCCCTCCTCAAGGGAAAGCATGCCGAACAGGAAGATCGCCACCCCAGCCGCGATTTCCTTGAAATCCGGACTCATCCAAAACCCGTAGGTCAGGATGAGAAATATCGTCGGCAGGATGATTTTCTTAATCACGGATTGATCTGGGTGTGGGCGGGCGGCAACGGGGCTTTATCGAGGCGAAAGGGTCGAATCCGACTCGAGGGAGAGGAGCAGGGTTAGATCATGCGGGCGCGATGCCCCTCCGCGCCACAACTGACCATGCATGCATTGTGACCGGGAAACAACCGTACAGCTCCCCGTCATCTGGTAAATGCTACGCGAATCCTATCATCTGAGCCGGGAGTGAATGGCGATGACCATGGGACAGGTGGAACGGACCCAACCTCAAGGCCGTCGACGGCAGCTCCGTCCAGCTCATGGACACGGATGAAAACCAGGCGGCCTATCCCCAGCCGACGAGCCAGAAGGAGGGATGCGGCTTCCCCCACATGGGCATCGTCGGGCCGGTCAACCCCGGCCACGGCGGCTGGGAGCATGTCGAGACCTGCCCGCAATCGCGCCCTGAGTCCATTGCCGCGGCGGCGCTCACAAGGCACCTTGCGGAAGGCGACCTGCTTCTCGGAGACCGCGCTTTCGGCTCCTACGAACTCATCTGCCGCTGCCGCGCCCAAAAAGCCCACGTGCTCATGCGCCTGCACCAGGCGCGCGACCGCGCCCTGGACTGGAGGAAGGGGGAAAGGATCTCGCCACATGAAAGGCTCGTGACCTGGAAGCGCCCGCAACAACCGGCCGGAACCTCCATGTCCCGCGGGGAGTGGGAAGCGCTGCCGGAAAAGATCGAAGTCCGCCTCATCAAGGTCTCCTACGGGAACCGCGCCAAGGAGAAGGGCGGCTGGTTCTCGTCACGACACTCACCGGCCACCGGAAACACGACGGCATCGAGCTGGCAGACCTCTACGCCCGCCGCTGGGACATCGAGCTGAAGCTGCGCCACCAAGCTGATCGAGATCCGCCCCTTCCGAAGCGAGCCAAGGGCGGTGAAACGACGACCGAAGAACCACCCGCTTCTCAACGCACCGCGCCACGAATACGTCGAGGTGTTCCACCGCTCACGGTACTTTCGGAAAACTGCTTAATCCCGTGCCATTCCACCTGACCCCAAAATCGAACTTCTGAGAAATGGTCTAGGATCGCATGGGAATGGCCGACTGCGCCTAGTGTTAGGCCGGTTTTAGGTGCCACATACGCTCATCGATCCGCTTCCTTGATCTTCGCCTTGGGCTTTTTCACACGGATTTGTGATGCGGTCAGGATCTGTTTCGCGCCCAGCAGCCTCTCACGCAGAGCAGGATAGGGAACGTCATGGGTGGCGACGCCCTGATCGATCGCAAGACCCGCCGCCACCGCCGCGCTTTCCGACAGCGCCATGAACACTGGCTCCATACGTATCGAACCGTGCGCGACGTGCGAGGCGCCGAGGCAGATCGGCGCGAACAGGTTTTCGCACTCGCCTTTGCGTGGGATGATGGAGCGATAGGAGATTCCATACGGTTCGGGCGGCACCCGCCAGATGACGCCCTCATTCTGCACCGTTCCCTTGTCGGTGACGAAATGCTGGACGCAGTGCGAGTCCATCCCGAAGGAACCGAGCGCCACCGGGTCGGGCGCGGTCTTCTGGCCCATGCAATCGTGCTGCGTCATCACGTAGTCGCTGACCATGCGTCTCGCCTCGCGGATGTAGATCATCCACGGCCAGCCTCGGTTGTCGGTGAATTCGTCTTTGCTCAAACCGTAAGCCGCCGTCCTCTTGCGGATGGCCTCGGGCACGCGCGGGTTGTTCGCCATCGTCCACAGGAACCCGCGGATGTAGGTTTCGTGCTCCTTTTCGATCTCTTGGCGGCGTTCGTAGCTGGCTTCGGGGTAATCCCAGTTTGCGCCGGGTAGATCCGATCCGACGGCGTGCATGTTGTTCCAGTCCACCTTTTGCCGCCCGCCCGCGAGCGGCTCAATGAGCGCCGGCATCCGTTCATCGCCCGCTTCGAAGTTCCGCAGCAGCAATTCGTGATCCATCTCCCGATAGCCCTCGGGCTTTTTGATCGGAATGCGCAGCTTCGGGTCGCTCGTGAGGCAGACGCGATAATTGTAAGCTTGGATCTTCTTGTCGCCCTGCCCGTTGGCCAGACCGTCGATTTTGAAAACGTGCGGCAATAGGCCGCTGCCACTGTCGCCGGGCTTGATGTGGGGATCCACGTCCTTGACGAAATGATCCTTGTCGCGCTGCGTGTAGTGAAGGCGCGGCTTGGTGTCGCCGCGCCGGACTCCCGCCATGTCTTCACCGTATTGGCTCTCCGGTTCGCGGCCCACGGTGTAGGTGATCCCCGCCGCCGCCATCAGGTCGCCCACATACGTCGCATCGATGAACATCTTGCCGCGATACGTTTTCCCGCTGAGCGTGGTGATGGAATCGATCCGGTTTCCGCTCATCTTCACGCCCTTGCCCGGCGTGCGGTCGAGCAGCTCGTTGTAAACGACCGTAACGCCGGAATCGGCGATCATCTTCTCGAAGACCTGCTTGCCCACGTGCGGCTCGAAGCTGCGTATGTGCTCGGCCCCGTAGGCTGTTGCAATGTTGTCATAGAACTCCGAAGCGATGCCGCCGAACGTGTTGCGGTGCCCGAGGAAGTCGGTTGCGCCGAGGCCGCTCGAACTCATTCCACCGGGAAAGCCTGTGGGATTCACGAGTATGACCGAGCGCCCTTGTCGCTTGGCCGAGATGGCGGCGGTGACCGCGCCGGACGAGTCGCCGTAAACGACCAGATCGTAAGCCGATGGTTCATCGGGACTGGTGGCGGCAAGCTGTGGTTGGGGAATGATTTCGGCATGGGAAAGCCCGCCCAGCAAGAGCGGCAGACCGATGCATCTTGCGGCGGAGGACGCCCGTTCATTGAGAGCGCTCGTAAGGTTTCGGGCAGGGCGGGGGATCTTCATGTCGGTGGATCGTAGTGTTTTGAGTCCCGATGGGAAGGGACTTCATTCGATGGCGTGGACGTAACCATCCCCGGCGAGGACGAAGACCTTGTCGCGGTAGATGCAGAGGGTGGATTCCTCGATGCGCTGGTTGAACTTGTGGATCCAGATGGGCTTTCCAGCGAGGGCGTCTGTTTGGGGTCATCTGACCTCAAAAGCAGACCCCAAAAGCGGTGGGATGATCATGCTGTTTTGGAGCCCGTGCGAGGTGCGGCTTACGGTTGGGGGCGGATTGCGTGGGCCGGGATTTTCAGGGAATCAGGCTGGCTTCGATGCGCAGGAAGCGGGGTGATTCCGAAACGGGGATGCTTGCCGTGGTCACCCCGGCTTCATCCGGTGTCCCCTGGCTGACCCCGCTTTCCGTCCATGGATCGCCTGTGCCAAGGTCGGAGGAGGCTTTCACCGAATAGTTCACATATGCCTGCTGCGCGCGGGTGTAGGTAAGGCTGAGGACTCCGCTCTGATTTGCGGCAACGGGAAGGGTGCTGTGTGCCATTGGCGGGAGTCCGAGGGCGAATTCCAGGAGATTCACCACCCCGTCCTTGTCGGGATCGTCAAACGCCCCGCGCTGATCGGAGGGGACGTCGGCCGCGACAAGGTAATTTTCCAAGGCGACCTCGGGAGTCGGTCCCGTTGCAGGAGTGAACCTCAGGTAGGGTGCATTGCTGCCGGCATCCGCAGAGGTGATCGTGAAGCCGGAATTCCTGAAGTATCCTGCGGTATTGTAATTGAGGCTGAATGCCGCATGGGAATATCCGGCTGTCAGGTCATTCATGACCTCGGAGGTGACATCTATCGACAGCCAGCCGTTGGGTACGTCCTTGATCTCCGCAACCTGGACATCCCCTTCCAGTCTCTGCGAAGCGAGGCCGTTGGCGGTGCTTGAGTTCGTCCGATGCCTGACGTAGCCGGCCGATGTGCTGTCGTCATGATAATAGTTGTTCGTTATGTGAAGGTTCAAAGTGATCGATTCGTATTCGACCCCACTCGGCAGGCTCCCGAGCGCGAACTGAAGGTAGCCGGTGTTCTGATTCACCGTATCACTCGTCCCCGCGAAATAGTAGGACACACCGATCGAAGCGGATGTGCTGTCGAAGAAGTCGTAGGCGGTCCCAAGTTCGTTGTGATAAAGCCCATCGCCTGTCGGTGTTGTGGGGATATCCGTCGCCGCATTCCCAAGCTGCGGGGAAAGGGCGAGAATGGAGAGGAGTCCTGCGGTGGGAAGCAGGCGGGATGATGGGAATGGATGGGTTTTCATATTTTCGTGGTTGCTGTGGAGTTGGAAAGGAAGCGAATTGCTTGATTCCCCATGGGACTTCCCCATGTGTCACAATATAGGGTGGCAACAGTGCAGAAGCTCCGCAGAAACCGCCGGAAACTCAGCATTGCATATCATTCCGGGGTGACGAGGCCCGCTCTACACGAACCACGCGCGGGATCTTCTTCCAACCCCCTTTTTCCCCCTCCGGTTCGGTCAACGGCTCTTTCAAAGGCCTTCACCCCAAAAGCAAATTCCCAGCGAAAAACGGGATTTTCACTTCGCCGCAAGCAGCGGGCCGACCCTTGCGTGGCGGACGAGGAACTCGTCGGCGAGTTTTCCGTAGGCATCTGCGCCGAGACCGGTGGGGTCGTGCTCGAAAATGGTTTTCCCGTGTGAGGGGGCCTCGCCGATGCGGATCGTGCGCGGGATGACGTTCTGATAGATTTCCTCGGGAAAATAGTTCGAGACCTCCTCGACGACCTGCCGGGAAAGCAGGGTGCGGCCGTCGTACATCGTCATCACGATGCCTTCGAGAACGAGGTCGGGATTCGCCCCGGAACCGCGGATCTCATCAAGCACGCCGACGATTTTCGCCAAGCCCTCAAGGCCGAACCACTCGCATTGCAGCGGGATGAGGATCTCATCGGCGGCGGCGAGGGCGGCGGTCATCAGCACGCCGAGCGAGGGCGGTGTGTCTAGGATGCAGTATTCGAAAAGGTCGTTCGGCTTCAGCCCCTGCAGGATGCCGCGCAGACGGGTGAGGTGGTCGTCGGAGCGCGCAAGCTCGATCTCGATGCCGGCGAGATCCATTTCGGAGGGGACGAAAGTCAGGTTCTCGCGTCCGCCGGTGACGAACTGCTCGCGGATGTCCTTTTCGCCTAACAGCACAGGGTAGATCGACGACATGGGGGCGGCCTCGATGCCCAGGCCGGAGGTGCAGTTCGCCTGGGAGTCGAGATCCATCAGCAGCACCCTCTGCCCGCGCAGGGCCAGTCCGTGCGAGAGATTCATGGCGGTGGTGGTTTTTCCAACCCCTCCCTTCTGGTTTGCGACGGCGATGACTTTCACGGGGAGCAAAGAATGGCCGGGAAATATTTTTTTGGAACGCAAAACTTCATGGCCCCCCCCCTTGCACCCCCTTTGCCGGGTCTGGAAGCGGCCCGCTGCCTGGTTCGGGGGCGCAAAATTCCGGTGCAAGTGTCGGCACCGCCCGGATAATTCCGTTGCAATCCCTCGCGCTAGCGGTGATTAGTCCGTGCCCGGACATGCCTTCCATGACACTGAACAAAACACGAAGCCTTGCGACGCTGCTGCTGCTGTCGCTCATTGCGTTGCCTGGGTTAGGGCAGGAAACCGATAAGGATGCAAAGCCCGCCGCCGAGGAAGCCGGGAAACAGGAACCCAAGGGCGATGCGGAACCCGAGGATGCGAAGGCTGGCGAGGACAAGCCCGAGATCGATCCGGACGACGAGGCGGCCCTTGAGGAGGAGGAGGCGGCTGCGGTCGCCAGACCGGTTCCCGCGGAGCCGGTGCAGGTCTATGGATGGCGC comes from Akkermansiaceae bacterium and encodes:
- a CDS encoding Na/Pi cotransporter family protein translates to MSPDFKEIAAGVAIFLFGMLSLEEGFKAFTGGVLERILRRTTDKLWKSLSFGVISTTLMQSSSLVSVIAISFISADLISLVAGVGIVFGANLGTTTGAWLVAGFGLKVNIAAYAMPMLVFGIILVFQKGKGLKGCGYILSGLGFLFLGIHHMKEGFEAFKETIDLTAYAVEGYPGVFLFALIGLAATVVMQSSHATLVLTITALAARQITYENALALAIGANIGTTITAIIGSIGSNVNGRRLAGAHLIFNLVTAIVAIGMIHQLTQLVDVVSAWCGIGSENYTLKLAVFHTIFNLLGILLMLPFIKLMVRFLQRIIKPRTRSKAQPRYLHAVSIELPDTAIEAVRRETLHLFDNASEIIAAGLSLNLAEILSDRPIDEIVAKARRPVTFDIDENYNECVKGLYGEIVQFISRAQGAMTPAQSEELFVLRAAGRDIVEAIKDTKHLQKNLSHYMVSENREIRKEYDRIRSSLATVLRKLDAVRQQGGDSAAVLSLDSLKIAMKEYDRDLDFRLNTLIREGLISAPMSISLMNDSGYAYDVTKNLVKMGEAFFSTGEMRLREAERSVSLDSGEIDEIVENSDNPQPDTPQ
- a CDS encoding transposase gives rise to the protein MDTDENQAAYPQPTSQKEGCGFPHMGIVGPVNPGHGGWEHVETCPQSRPESIAAAALTRHLAEGDLLLGDRAFGSYELICRCRAQKAHVLMRLHQARDRALDWRKGERISPHERLVTWKRPQQPAGTSMSRGEWEALPEKIEVRLIKVSYGNRAKEKGGWFSSRHSPATGNTTASSWQTSTPAAGTSS
- a CDS encoding FAD-dependent oxidoreductase, with translation MKIPRPARNLTSALNERASSAARCIGLPLLLGGLSHAEIIPQPQLAATSPDEPSAYDLVVYGDSSGAVTAAISAKRQGRSVILVNPTGFPGGMSSSGLGATDFLGHRNTFGGIASEFYDNIATAYGAEHIRSFEPHVGKQVFEKMIADSGVTVVYNELLDRTPGKGVKMSGNRIDSITTLSGKTYRGKMFIDATYVGDLMAAAGITYTVGREPESQYGEDMAGVRRGDTKPRLHYTQRDKDHFVKDVDPHIKPGDSGSGLLPHVFKIDGLANGQGDKKIQAYNYRVCLTSDPKLRIPIKKPEGYREMDHELLLRNFEAGDERMPALIEPLAGGRQKVDWNNMHAVGSDLPGANWDYPEASYERRQEIEKEHETYIRGFLWTMANNPRVPEAIRKRTAAYGLSKDEFTDNRGWPWMIYIREARRMVSDYVMTQHDCMGQKTAPDPVALGSFGMDSHCVQHFVTDKGTVQNEGVIWRVPPEPYGISYRSIIPRKGECENLFAPICLGASHVAHGSIRMEPVFMALSESAAVAAGLAIDQGVATHDVPYPALRERLLGAKQILTASQIRVKKPKAKIKEADR
- a CDS encoding DNRLRE domain-containing protein, translated to MKTHPFPSSRLLPTAGLLSILALSPQLGNAATDIPTTPTGDGLYHNELGTAYDFFDSTSASIGVSYYFAGTSDTVNQNTGYLQFALGSLPSGVEYESITLNLHITNNYYHDDSTSAGYVRHRTNSSTANGLASQRLEGDVQVAEIKDVPNGWLSIDVTSEVMNDLTAGYSHAAFSLNYNTAGYFRNSGFTITSADAGSNAPYLRFTPATGPTPEVALENYLVAADVPSDQRGAFDDPDKDGVVNLLEFALGLPPMAHSTLPVAANQSGVLSLTYTRAQQAYVNYSVKASSDLGTGDPWTESGVSQGTPDEAGVTTASIPVSESPRFLRIEASLIP
- a CDS encoding ParA family protein, which produces MKVIAVANQKGGVGKTTTAMNLSHGLALRGQRVLLMDLDSQANCTSGLGIEAAPMSSIYPVLLGEKDIREQFVTGGRENLTFVPSEMDLAGIEIELARSDDHLTRLRGILQGLKPNDLFEYCILDTPPSLGVLMTAALAAADEILIPLQCEWFGLEGLAKIVGVLDEIRGSGANPDLVLEGIVMTMYDGRTLLSRQVVEEVSNYFPEEIYQNVIPRTIRIGEAPSHGKTIFEHDPTGLGADAYGKLADEFLVRHARVGPLLAAK